tttcacaggtatgtgtaattttattaaaaatcataaaaaagcgatggaagcaataacttgggacagactatagagttatatttgcatatccattgttctttcccactgtaagcccatacggaggagctgcaattatttctctataatcgcaattgctctgtcagtatactatgacgtcataaaggtgtaacgttatatatacttttccatgacgttatagatttaaaccactatacgatacatcatgtgtttttctccaactccattaaaattgacgtatttacatgtaatattaaaacatgtttttgataacattttaaaggaattactgttataacatatcattgattctatgtaaattaaaaagatacattacagtctgaatgtttacttttgatgtaatagctaaatgtcaaggtctaggctaatacagggtatctgcgagtggtaaaatgcaaatataagtaataaacaacgattatttagtgaacatggcgttatgaatagcaactgctctgctggcatattttccatgatgcgctagcgcgcatcatggaatatgccaacagagcaattgctattcataacgccatgttcactaaataacgttgtttatttcttaaatgaatttcaatgtgatgattttatactttctattcaacattataaaaataaagtgcGCCAAAACAAACGCgatattcaatttatttcatgacgtaaaattttatgattaatgACTCAAAAATCAATTCATCGACTTTGCAACAGGGATTATGCTATTTGGTGGAAGGTATGTTAAATGTGTGTGGCGTATGAATTATCCCCGGTATCCAGTGTATGACGTCGTTAAGGGTAACGTCATCGCTGTAGGTATATATACCGTTACGTTTTGGTTACCGCGTTAGTTACTGAATTTGATCGGTGGCGATCAGACGTGTTTTTACACAGAGCGCAAAAATCAAAGAATTCACTATGAAAAGAGAGCGATCATCCGAAAGAAAGAGCAAGAGCTCGTCAAAGAGGGTAATGACTCTCAGAATCAACTGTTTTTAACACATGAGCATTAATTTAACCTTTTATAAGGCGAATTCTTCTCCGCACGATGCTGGATGCCATATTTGTCCAAAATGTCGCCATGATGGATGTCAAATTATCATTTACTGAAGCAGCATTTCTCTCATATCACGACGTCCAATTGATATCAAATGATGCAATTGCCTAAAATAGtatactttcaaaaaatatttattaagtaGAATCTATATAGGTCTAAGACCTAAATAGTCAACATGATTGGCCATATATtggcgcggggggggggggggggggatgacaTAGAATGGATAATATGGTTCAGCAGTGCGATACTTATCTTTTGTCATAGAGATAAAAAGATGAAAgacacatttaattttaatagatTAATTTATCATTCATGTCCATTTTCCAAACAAAAGCTGAATAGAAATATATACAGGTtggattgatttaaaaaaaacaatatcaatgtaaaatattaaaaatttcagCACAGCATAGATGCCTCATCTAATCAATCCAATGAGAGACAGTGGTATGATGTGTTGCTGGAACTCCACATCAAATCTAGTGTGAGTACTCGTGTAGTCTggacagattaaaaaaaaatagtcatgACACCCCCGCTCCCACCCAAGCACATTATCAGTTGTAGAAAACTATAAAGTTATGCTTTGTCCCTCAGATGGAGggtcattttattttaacaactattttttttcattttttatatactatttattattttaacaactATTTTAACAACAGctgtaattatattaatattaactATAATACACATTACTCTATGAAATACATAATGAATTTGGATTGTACACTGTACACAATATGacttattgtttaaaattcaatgttaaTTCTTTAGTAAAACAGTGTAACAAAATGTCCCTCTCTCTGTCTCTCCGTCTATCTTTCCTTTGTTTAAAGTCCTTCTTTTCCCCTATGTCTGTGTACTGTttcattctctctctcctctTTTATTCTTTCACTCTGTGCTTTATTGTGTCCTACAGCAACAGCCATCTTTTGTCTCCTTCCGTCATGCATGGAAAGAGCACATGAATGACTATGTAAGACTTTCTGAGATTTGTGATCATTTCTCATGATTGTTGACCTCATATCAATGTTCTAAGATCATCTCTACCACAACTTATTACTAGTTGACTTGTCATAATCCATCAGTTTTGCATTATTTCAATTGGCATATGATTCTCTGAAAACTAGCAAACcaaatttatgtttataaagttttaataaTGATAACTTGACCTAAGTAAATGCATCAATTGATAAAAATGCagtgtcaatttaaaaatacacaaattttaaaatatgtgacTCAGTGTATATAACAAAGAGAATTTCAcctcattttgttggttttggtTTACAGTACAAACTGACGAGTGCAATCAACAAGTCAGAAGACAGAAGGGAGTTGCCCACTGTCCCGCAACCCACCCACACTGTATGTAGTAACAATAATTGTAGTCATATTCATAATTAATAGTACTATCATAGTACTAccatggtatacatgtatattataatatcAACTGCATGTAATGCAGGTATTCATGATTGGTATTGTTTAGATAGGGTGTAATATGAATTGGAGAACTTctcaaaattacatatttaaagtGATCATTCTCTTCTTTGAACAGATTGAGTGGCTGGCTCGCACCCGTTTCAGACATCGCTCCATGCACCTCAATGTTCCGCAGCAAAAGAAACTGCCCCAGCAAAGGAAGCACAAGGTTGCCAGGAGACGGTGTGTGCAGCATTCTGAGCTTGATACCTCCTTCATTGTCTACTAAAGGAGGAACTCATGTGTAAGTATAGATGTACTAAagtttgtctgtctgtgtgtctgtgaccttgataaaaaaatttttaaaggtcaAGGTTTAATTCTGATGGTCATACaggaaattaatattaaattattaacaAGTGAATAAGAATTTGATTATGTGTTGGGCACTGAAAGTTttcaagataattttttaatggtTCTTATCTTGCCttcttttttcttctcttttcaGCAATAAAGCTGTGGTACCAATACGGGTAGAAAGTGCTTTGATCATGTGAACCACTGTGCTTGCATAAGAAAAACTGTCGAAAAGACTTGTCTTGTGGGAAAATTCAGAAAACTCGGTGCTCTCATACCGGTATTCTGTAGCGtttctgtacatgtattgactGGGAATCAAGAGGCAGTACTTATTACTAGTGTATAAATCCTAGAAGGATTTTATGACACTTATAACACAGAAGAATTAAGACAACtgtcaaagatatttttttagttCTGCAAGTGTGCTGGTTTGTGTGGACACTGAGACTTTTGATCAGTTTGATGGACACTCCGTCCAGTTTTagttgtatattatatatacatgtaaatattgagATCTGTCATATATTGACAGAAATGTTGTGTACAACTGTAatctgtatattatatatacacatgtaaatatgtaGGAATGATCTGTCTGTCATATTGACAGTTATTGTACACGGTGTAAAATGGTGTATGCTTCAATAGAAATTGGGTAGTTGTCATACAGATAGGTTGAGTCATTATAGTATAGTAAATGTTGCAATTAGATCTTCATTAAGTTAACGTAGATCTAACTTGCactataactttttttttttgcaaagttcaACTTTTCACAGCATTAGGATTTGGATAAGATACGTCATGTATATTATAAGGCATAATTAGAGAGAGACTGACATACCCTTGGTACATTCCTGATATGAGGCAGGGAAAGGTGGTTTTTATCTTGAGGgcaggaggggggggggggtgtttgtaCCCTAGTGGTTAGTTTTACACTGGTACTCTGGTAGTAATGTTTTTGGGGTTAGACAAGGctatagtttaattttttctgatacatgtattatgtttgtGGGGTAAACCCCCtctgggaattttttttacactacTGCTCTGGTAGTGTGTGGTTACTTGcattgtttgtttggtttttttttacttcaagaATGAATGATttgcatttgataaaaataaaaatgaatttctgaatcagtattttgtcattttaaaatgtgttgtatGGTACCTGGAGTCTCCTGAATATATGTAATACACTTAAACTTAAAACTTTAACAGAGTGCTTAGATCACAAATCAATAGTACAGCTGATCCATTTTTTCtgttagattttaaaaagatatgaatATTTCCTCAATATTGGACTCTTTAGAACCCCGAAAGGTATGGTATgactaaaattgaaattttttgtagCAAATTGCTTGATATATGATTACAAATGAGAGCTGTCCTCATTTTCAGAGAGGCTCAATTCTATGTAAAAGTTGCCCACTACCCAACTCCTCAGATTGTGTTTTTATGCTTGctacaaaacaatttttctccATATTATACAGTCATTTATGAGATGAAGTATTATAAGTAGGGTAAACTTTTTCTTGTTTTACAATTGACCATGAATCATGATACCAATGTTACTGTTTATATTGCACTGTGTTGGTCCCATGCTTTGTCTTGATTAATTGTCATGTCATATACTTATGTAGTGTTTGTGAAGTCATTCCACTTCCTAAACAGTAAACAGGCCATGATGTCATCTAGCGGGGGCCCCTGCACATGCAGGTGGACCAGAGACCCCCCCCGTTCTCTAATAGCAGACGTCAACAGTGGATAGACTACAGAGCTACCGGTATATGTATTGATGTCGGTGAGTCTAGTACCCCTGTTTAAGTATACAAACACTATATTTGCACCCAATTCAAAGCCCAAGACTCCAATACATACCGATATTGGccttagtattttttttctataatagtCTTTCAATTGAAGTCACTCCACTCTATCCCCAAGGTTTAGGGGGATCTGAGGCCCCCCATTTTAGTCCCTCCCCCATCCCATGCCTGTTGAGCCTGTACAGCCCACATACCAGCCCTTGGTAGCACACCTGCTATTTCTCCACAACTACCCAAGAGTAAGCGTGTGTATATCAGCAGGTTGATTGGCAACACTTTTCAGGCAGTTGATTTGCAACCCCAGGTCTCATCCAACAATGCCTCCCCTCCCCAAAAGTATAGAAACACTGTGCCAAGTAGTAGACCCATCATGCTGTACACCACCACCATATCCCCCTCCTGGGAGGGAGAACGTTGCCATTAGATTTCAAGTGTCAGTAGTTCAGACATCACAGGGAATGGGAACAAGTACTGCTTGTGTCATAACCCCTTGTTGTTGTCACCCAGTAGCATAGCCACAAGAGGAtcgatacatatatattattataacagTAACTTGATCCAAAGAGTCAGATCACGTCGAGTTGCCAGGCGTGGATCATCAGATCAAACAAGACGCGAAGCATCAAGTTTAATCTGATGATCCGCGCCTGGCAACGAGACGTGATCCGGCTCTTTGGATCAAGTTACTGTcataatgataaatttattttataccCTTGtccatttaaaagttttaattacaaaactatctttttaatgtttacttacataacaaagctattttgaaacaaactCTTTTAAAACGTGCTAAAGTACAGACGTTATGTAATGTATACTACATCATTAGTTTCAAAGAGTGGCGATTCAGAATCGGAAAACCACAGTGTGGGGATCTGGAAAATTGGATCACACTCTGTAAAATCGACAGTACCAAGACGGGAAAATTGATGGGTAAATAATAAATTGCTGAACAGGGAGGAATATTAATGTTACCAGTATTTTACTGGCTGTCCTGACCCATCACCTAAGGCCCCTTCCAGCTCTATCAGCATTGGGGTAAGAATATCACAGGTTCTACCACAATCTCGTGAGCCTTTGCCAGAGGAATCTCATCTCCCACTTGATCATGTATACACCCCTGAACCCTATTCACATGAGCCCCTTCCCtggaaaacaaaaatttcaggtTAATAACGTGTAAATCCCTGCAGCCTCCTATAGCCCAATGAAATATATGGGGATACCCAGTCTCTATCAACCCACCTGCAATGCGGTGGTCTATAGCTTACCTGGATACGTGCCCACCCCTGCAGCGTTCCCAAAGATACAACTACAGGGTCCAGGCCTAGGCACCCTGAAGACAGCTCTGAAAGGGACTCTGTGCACCAGGTCCAGGGGGCAGTCCCTCAGCCTATGCAGTCAGACTAAGAATTCAGAAAGCTCTCAACAAGGCTGTGGTACCGTAGATGCATGGGCAGAAGTGAGTGTTCTTGTGAGGAGGTTTTAGAACAAATTGGAGTCCAAGCCCCCATCAAGAAAAATCTCACTTTGTTGCAAAACAGAAGTGGAGCCGAATTTAGGGGATATATGTTGCTGGCCTGTTTGACATCAGCTTGGTTCAGCACACACATCAGGCTGATCAATATGTGACCTACATTAAGGACTGGATGGTGTTCGAATGAATATCTTGATGGATCAACT
This portion of the Magallana gigas chromosome 7, xbMagGiga1.1, whole genome shotgun sequence genome encodes:
- the LOC117684365 gene encoding uncharacterized protein isoform X2, whose protein sequence is MTQKSIHRLCNRDYAIWWKHSIDASSNQSNERQWYDVLLELHIKSSQQPSFVSFRHAWKEHMNDYYKLTSAINKSEDRRELPTVPQPTHTIEWLARTRFRHRSMHLNVPQQKKLPQQRKHKVARRRCVQHSELDTSFIVY
- the LOC117684365 gene encoding uncharacterized protein isoform X5, yielding MTQKSIHRLCNRDYAIWWKHSIDASSNQSNERQWYDVLLELHIKSSYKLTSAINKSEDRRELPTVPQPTHTIEWLARTRFRHRSMHLNVPQQKKLPQQRKHKVARRRCVQHSELDTSFIVY
- the LOC117684365 gene encoding uncharacterized protein isoform X1, yielding MLFGGRYVKCVWRMNYPRYPVYDVVKGNVIAHSIDASSNQSNERQWYDVLLELHIKSSQQPSFVSFRHAWKEHMNDYYKLTSAINKSEDRRELPTVPQPTHTIEWLARTRFRHRSMHLNVPQQKKLPQQRKHKVARRRCVQHSELDTSFIVY
- the LOC117684365 gene encoding uncharacterized protein isoform X4; translation: MLFGGRYVKCVWRMNYPRYPVYDVVKGNVIAHSIDASSNQSNERQWYDVLLELHIKSSYKLTSAINKSEDRRELPTVPQPTHTIEWLARTRFRHRSMHLNVPQQKKLPQQRKHKVARRRCVQHSELDTSFIVY
- the LOC117684365 gene encoding uncharacterized protein isoform X3, whose protein sequence is MKRERSSERKSKSSSKRHSIDASSNQSNERQWYDVLLELHIKSSQQPSFVSFRHAWKEHMNDYYKLTSAINKSEDRRELPTVPQPTHTIEWLARTRFRHRSMHLNVPQQKKLPQQRKHKVARRRCVQHSELDTSFIVY
- the LOC117684365 gene encoding uncharacterized protein isoform X6, which encodes MKRERSSERKSKSSSKRHSIDASSNQSNERQWYDVLLELHIKSSYKLTSAINKSEDRRELPTVPQPTHTIEWLARTRFRHRSMHLNVPQQKKLPQQRKHKVARRRCVQHSELDTSFIVY